The genomic segment GGGAGCACCAGCGTCCCGTCGTCGGCGGCCTTCTGCAGGGCGGGTGGCAGGAAGCGGTCGCGCACCATCCGGCTGCGCTGCTCGTCCTTCGCGCGCGCGAGCTGGGCGCCGTCCTCGATGCGCAGGGCGATGAGATCGGCGAGGCCGGTGAGGTCCTTCTGGTGCTGCAGGCGAATGGGCTGGGTGGCGTCAATGTGCAGCGCGCCCACCACGCGAGAGCGGCCGAGCAAGGGCAGGGTGATGGCGCTCTGCACGCCGTGCTCGCGCACCAGCCGGCTCGCGCCCAGCAGCGGGTCCTGCTTGGCGTCGTCGGTGACCATGGGCGCGCGCTGCGCCTGTGCGGCCTCGATGCGCGCGCGCGGAACGGTCTCGCCCGTCTGGCTGCGCAGGCCACGCACCGCCTTGCGGCCGTCGTCGAGCACCAGCGCGGCGCTGTCCAGCCGCATCACGTCGAGCAGCGCCTCGAGGATGCGCATGGGATCGCCGTCGAGGGGCAGGCGCTTCTGCAATTCGACCAGGGCGCGGTCGCCGGTGGGCGCGGGGCCCTGGGTGGTGCGGCCCTGGGCGTCGTCCATCGACACCTGGACGGTCTTCTGCGACGCATCCCGCTCGGGCTCCGGCTCCGCGCCCGGCGTGCTCCGCGGCCGCATCGGGCCCGGGCCGGCGCCGTTGGGCGTGACCTCGGCGAGCACGGTGAGGTCGCCGTAGTACCAGCGCCGCAGCGCGGCCTGCACTGCGCCCGGGCTGGCCAGGTACACGGTGACCGCGCGCGCCTTGGTGAGCTCCTTCACCCGCGGCTCGATCTCCGGATTGAGCGGCACCGCGGCGATGACGTGGATCTCGTTGGTGGCCGCGTTCTTCGCGAACGGCAGCACGCGCAGCTCCTCGGCGGTGCGCGCGGGGATCTGGTCGATGAGCGCCTGGTCGAAGGTGACCTTGACGACCTTGTCGCTCTTCACAAAGCGCGTGCCATAGAGCTCGGCGAACGTGCGCAGGAAGTCCACCTCGCGCACCAGGTTCAAGCGCAGCAGGGCGTCACCGAGGAAGCCGCCGCGCTCGCGCTGCAGCCCCTTGGCCTGCTCGACGGCGCCGCCTTGCAGGAGCCCCGCAGCCTGCAGCGGCTCGAGAATGGTGGCGTCGGGGATGCTCTCTGCGGTGTCGGGCTCGCGCTCGGGCGCGCGACGGTCGCTGAAGGTCTCCGGCTCGAGCGCCGCCGGGATGGGCGTGGGCCCCGTGCCCGAGACGGGCGAGGAGCCCGAGAACGGCTGCAGCGGCGTCGCGATCTTGCCGGGCGCGCGCAGCGGCGTCACCGGCGAGCCATTGGCAGGCGAGGGCGGGGCCTGGCGCTGCGCGTGGAGGGCTGCCGCCGAGAGCGCCTCCGCGGGATAGAAGCGCCGAACGGCCGCGCGGATGGTGCCGCGCAGCGCGAGGATGCCCTGCACCGAGCCTACGCCGGTCTTCTGCTTGAGCTCGTCGAGCACCGCGGTCACCGGCTCGGCGATGGCCACCGTGAGCCCGCCGTCGGCCGGGCTGAACGCGAGCGGCGCCACGCAGTACTGCTCGGCGAGCGCGGCGGGCAGCTTGGCCACGGCCTGCGCGGGGAGCTTCGACTTCGCGAGCGTGTCGCCGGTGATGTACTTGTAGCCGCTCGTGCCGGCGATGAAGCGCAGCAGGGTGCGCTCCTCCACGAAGCCGGCCTGTACCAGCTTGTCGAAGAGCAGCTCGCCCTCGGTGGGAATCCACTGCAGCGCCTGCTCGAGCTGCGCCGGCTGGAGGAGCCCGCGCTCGGCCATGGTCTTGAGCTGGGCCGTCGCGGTGCCGCCGCCTGCGCTGGGCGGCCGCGCCTCGCTGGGCGCACTCGCGGGCACCTCGCCCGAGCGCGGCCCCGGCTTGCGCCGCATCGTCGGGTCGAGCACGGCCACCGCCGCGTCGGCGAACTCCTGCACCGACGCGAAGCGATCCTCGCGCCGCTTCGCCATGGCCCGCGCCAGCACCTCCTCGAGCGCCGGCGGCAGCGAGGCCACCAGGCTGCGGATGGGCGGCGCCGGGTCGGAGACGATCTTGAAGAGCGTGTCGGTGGGCGTGGCCGCCTCGAACGGGTTGCGCCCGGTGAGGCCCTCGTAGAGCACGATGCCCAGCGAGAAGATGTCGGTGCGGAAGTCGAGCTCCTGGCCGCGGGCCTGCTCGGGGCTCACGTACCAGACGGAGCCCAGCACCTGGCCCGTCGCGGTGAGGTTGGCGTCCTGGCCCTGGCGCTTGGCCGCGCCGAAGTCGAGGAGCTTCGCGGTCTCGCCGCCCTCGCTGGTCTTGGCGATGAAGATGTTCGCAGGCTTGATGTCGCGGTGGAGCACGCCGATCTTGTGCGCAGCGGCGAGCGCGCTGCCGATGCCCTCGATGATCGGCGCCATCTCCTTCGCCGTGAGCGGCCGCTTCTTGATGCGCGTGGCCAGGTCCTCGCCCTCGAGGTACTCCATCGCCAGGTACGGCGAGCCATCCGGCAGGACGTTGAAGTCGAGGACCTCGCAGATGTGCCGGTTGCGCAGGCGGCTGGTGACCTCTGCCTCGCGGCGGAAGCGCTCCAGGTACGTGGGATCGGCCTGCAGGTCGTGGAGCAGCACCTTCACCGCGCAGCGGCGGTTCAGGCGCAGGTGGCGCGCCTCGTACACCGAGCCCATGCCGCCCGCGCCAATGAGCCGCACGATGCGGTATGCGCCGCCCACCTCCTGCCCGATGAGAGGGTCGACCCCGGCGAGGATGGGAGAATCGATCGGGGCTTGCTCTGCCATGGCCTCGGCGAAGGCTCCTCTGGATGATGCAGCTTGCTCGCGGCGGGCGGCTGCCGGCGCGGTCCGCTCCTGCGTAAGCGTACAAAATCCGGGCGGGTTCGAGGAGCCTGCAGGCAGGCCGGCGCGCCCATGTCGCTTGACAGCAAAGGGCGGCCGTGGCCACCCCGTGTCGGAACGGAAATTGGAAAACGAGGATTTCGCCACGGCGCGATCGCCGCGAGCGCTCGATCGGGCGCTACGGCTCCTCGGCGGCCAGCGCGCGGATGGCGCTGGAGATGTCGCCGAGTTGGGGCACGGAGGCGTGCTCGAGGTTGTCGGCGAGGCCAATGCCGGGCACGAACTTTCCCGCGAGCAGCCGAGGCGGCGCAGAGAGCTTGTAGAACAGCCCCTCCACCGTGCGCCGCACGAGGTGCTCGCCGAAGTTGGTGACCTCGGTGTCCTCGTTCACGAAGAGCACGCGCGACGTCTTCTCGATGCTGGCCTTGATCGCGTCCCAGTCGTAGGGCCAGAGCGTGCGCAGGTCGAGGACCTCGGCCGAGATTCCGTCGGCGGCGAGCTCGTCCGCGGCCTTCTTGCACAAGGGCAGGGTGCGGCCGTAGCTCACCACGGTCACGCGGTCGCCCTCGCGGACGACCTTCGCCTTGCCGATCGGCACCTCGAACGCCTCGAGCCCCGCGGGCCACTGCGCCTTCCACTGGCTGCGATCGCCGAGCGGCGCGTCGATGAGCTTGCTGAGCGCCTTGGGATCGTCGGGCTCACCGGGGATGCGCTCCTCGCCCTGGATGCGCAACAGCGCCTTGGGCTCGAGGTACATCACCGGGTTCTGCTCCTTGCACGCGGCGATCATCAGGCCGTACGCGTCGAGCGGCGTCGACGGCATCACGATCTTCCAGCCGGGAAT from the Deltaproteobacteria bacterium genome contains:
- a CDS encoding protein kinase; translation: MAEQAPIDSPILAGVDPLIGQEVGGAYRIVRLIGAGGMGSVYEARHLRLNRRCAVKVLLHDLQADPTYLERFRREAEVTSRLRNRHICEVLDFNVLPDGSPYLAMEYLEGEDLATRIKKRPLTAKEMAPIIEGIGSALAAAHKIGVLHRDIKPANIFIAKTSEGGETAKLLDFGAAKRQGQDANLTATGQVLGSVWYVSPEQARGQELDFRTDIFSLGIVLYEGLTGRNPFEAATPTDTLFKIVSDPAPPIRSLVASLPPALEEVLARAMAKRREDRFASVQEFADAAVAVLDPTMRRKPGPRSGEVPASAPSEARPPSAGGGTATAQLKTMAERGLLQPAQLEQALQWIPTEGELLFDKLVQAGFVEERTLLRFIAGTSGYKYITGDTLAKSKLPAQAVAKLPAALAEQYCVAPLAFSPADGGLTVAIAEPVTAVLDELKQKTGVGSVQGILALRGTIRAAVRRFYPAEALSAAALHAQRQAPPSPANGSPVTPLRAPGKIATPLQPFSGSSPVSGTGPTPIPAALEPETFSDRRAPEREPDTAESIPDATILEPLQAAGLLQGGAVEQAKGLQRERGGFLGDALLRLNLVREVDFLRTFAELYGTRFVKSDKVVKVTFDQALIDQIPARTAEELRVLPFAKNAATNEIHVIAAVPLNPEIEPRVKELTKARAVTVYLASPGAVQAALRRWYYGDLTVLAEVTPNGAGPGPMRPRSTPGAEPEPERDASQKTVQVSMDDAQGRTTQGPAPTGDRALVELQKRLPLDGDPMRILEALLDVMRLDSAALVLDDGRKAVRGLRSQTGETVPRARIEAAQAQRAPMVTDDAKQDPLLGASRLVREHGVQSAITLPLLGRSRVVGALHIDATQPIRLQHQKDLTGLADLIALRIEDGAQLARAKDEQRSRMVRDRFLPPALQKAADDGTLVLPVEGQLVQVTLLYAQLQDFDDLAGRLSAPELVAGLNRTWATLVDVVQHHGGSLVELYANRLLALWSPALGTEGDAAKAVETALALQQKATGLQLGNRRVGLRIGLHSGLVTLGKLGTAEHSDLGVVGSGVKIAARMASLAVEGQVLCTEATLQRAGPLSGLKPIPMQTVQDLGPPVVAYMIGAPVGEEVDLS
- a CDS encoding alpha-ketoacid dehydrogenase subunit beta, with amino-acid sequence MANMAQAVRMALHFAEENLGVSDIFGEDVGPPLGGVFTVTQGLKTTWNSPLDERGIIGMAMGIAMGGGRPVAEIQFCDYIYNTIDLLKLAGNMYWCSAGDWNLPMVVKTPVGSGIRGSIYHSHSFDATATHIPGWKIVMPSTPLDAYGLMIAACKEQNPVMYLEPKALLRIQGEERIPGEPDDPKALSKLIDAPLGDRSQWKAQWPAGLEAFEVPIGKAKVVREGDRVTVVSYGRTLPLCKKAADELAADGISAEVLDLRTLWPYDWDAIKASIEKTSRVLFVNEDTEVTNFGEHLVRRTVEGLFYKLSAPPRLLAGKFVPGIGLADNLEHASVPQLGDISSAIRALAAEEP